In one window of Flavobacterium ginsengisoli DNA:
- a CDS encoding ABC transporter ATP-binding protein: MIEIKDLHKSYKMGSSELHVLKGINFNIEEGELVAIMGSSGSGKSTLLNILGILDEADSGSYILDKTPIKKLNETIASKYRNKFLGFVFQSFNLINYKTALDNVAMPLYYQGIKRKERYEIAMKYLEKVGLGTHAHHLPNELSGGQKQRVAIARALASNPKVLLADEPTGALDTKTSYEVMELIQGINDEGKTILIVTHEPDIAAMCKRNVVLKDGLIIDDKKVEQIRASSYV; the protein is encoded by the coding sequence ATGATTGAAATAAAAGATTTACACAAATCCTATAAAATGGGAAGTTCAGAATTACATGTATTAAAAGGAATAAATTTTAATATAGAAGAAGGAGAATTGGTTGCAATCATGGGGTCATCAGGTTCAGGAAAATCAACACTTCTTAATATTTTAGGAATTTTGGATGAAGCTGATTCTGGAAGTTATATTTTAGACAAAACACCTATAAAGAAATTAAACGAAACGATTGCTTCAAAATATCGTAACAAATTTTTAGGTTTTGTTTTTCAATCTTTTAACTTGATCAATTACAAGACAGCATTAGATAATGTTGCAATGCCATTATATTATCAAGGTATTAAAAGAAAGGAACGTTACGAAATAGCAATGAAATATTTGGAAAAGGTAGGTTTAGGAACTCACGCTCACCATTTGCCAAACGAACTTTCTGGAGGTCAGAAACAACGTGTTGCTATTGCGAGAGCATTAGCCTCAAATCCGAAAGTATTGCTTGCAGATGAGCCAACAGGAGCTCTTGATACCAAAACTTCTTATGAGGTCATGGAGCTTATACAAGGGATTAACGACGAAGGAAAAACAATTTTAATTGTTACACACGAACCTGATATTGCGGCAATGTGCAAAAGAAATGTAGTCCTAAAAGATGGATTAATTATCGATGATAAAAAAGTAGAACAAATTAGAGCTTCGTCTTATGTTTAA
- a CDS encoding ABC transporter permease produces the protein MFNIERWQEIFEAISKNRLRTFLTGISVASGIFILVILLGAGKGLQNGIEKQFERDAAGIIEVWSGTTTKEYKGLNPGRQIQFRNSDYNQSVQKFEDKLDLRASTNNYWGQPFSYGKESGSYQFRGVNPDYGGIENLTIVQGRYINAKDLESNAKVAVIGMKLKTDLLKDKEAIGEEILINNINFKVVGVFTDPGGEREETRAYLPLTTVQKTFGGGDKISNLFFTLKKTNDYDEALAQSEKFTQDLKDLLKSKNVVAPDDDSGVGVYNSVKDAKQFYDLNLYIRLFFWWVGICTIIAGVVGVSNIMLIIVKERTKEIGIRKALGASPISIITMILHESIFITTIAGFVGLLASLMLLEFVGPMVQSEYFRNPEVDFSVALTTLVLLVFAGAMAGFFPAYRAAKIKPIVALRDE, from the coding sequence ATGTTTAATATTGAACGTTGGCAGGAAATATTTGAAGCCATTTCTAAAAATCGTTTAAGAACATTCTTAACAGGAATTTCTGTGGCTTCTGGAATTTTTATTTTGGTTATTCTGCTTGGTGCAGGTAAAGGGCTTCAAAACGGAATTGAAAAACAATTTGAACGTGATGCGGCTGGTATTATTGAGGTATGGTCTGGAACAACTACAAAGGAATATAAAGGATTAAATCCAGGAAGACAAATTCAATTTCGAAATAGCGATTACAATCAATCGGTACAGAAATTTGAAGACAAACTAGATTTAAGGGCTTCTACAAATAATTATTGGGGACAACCTTTTTCTTACGGTAAAGAATCGGGTAGTTATCAGTTTAGAGGTGTCAATCCAGATTATGGTGGGATAGAGAATTTGACCATAGTTCAAGGCCGTTATATAAATGCTAAAGACTTAGAAAGTAATGCCAAAGTTGCGGTTATTGGGATGAAACTAAAAACCGATTTGCTTAAAGATAAAGAGGCAATTGGAGAGGAGATCCTAATTAATAATATTAATTTCAAAGTAGTTGGCGTTTTTACAGATCCAGGAGGAGAAAGAGAAGAGACACGTGCTTATTTGCCATTGACTACAGTTCAGAAAACATTTGGTGGTGGAGATAAAATTAGCAACTTGTTTTTTACCCTAAAAAAGACAAACGATTATGATGAAGCTTTGGCTCAATCAGAAAAATTCACACAAGATTTAAAAGACTTGTTAAAGAGTAAAAATGTGGTGGCTCCTGACGATGATAGTGGTGTAGGAGTGTATAACTCTGTTAAAGACGCTAAGCAGTTTTACGATTTAAACTTATATATCAGACTCTTTTTTTGGTGGGTAGGTATCTGTACGATTATAGCAGGTGTGGTTGGTGTTAGTAATATCATGCTTATTATTGTAAAAGAACGAACAAAAGAAATTGGAATTAGAAAAGCGCTTGGAGCTTCACCTATTTCTATTATTACAATGATTCTTCATGAATCGATTTTTATTACGACCATTGCAGGTTTTGTCGGCTTATTGGCAAGCCTTATGTTGTTGGAATTTGTTGGGCCGATGGTTCAAAGTGAATATTTCAGAAATCCTGAAGTAGATTTTAGTGTTGCTCTAACTACTTTGGTATTACTTGTTTTTGCAGGAGCAATGGCGGGATTTTTCCCAGCTTACAGAGCAGCCAAAATTAAACCTATTGTAGCACTTAGAGACGAATAA
- a CDS encoding TolC family protein, with product MKINKYNSLFFAMLFGFGLTGQAQSKQWTLEECVRYALENNITIKQSELDLKNADIDKKAAYGRYLPSVNGSASHSWNVGLNQDVTTGILRNSTTQYSSVGLNAGVDIYKGLQNQNTLRKAKLSIIASQYQLLKMQEDISLNVASAFLLILSNKEDLKVKKEQLIIDEKRFARSEEMVNAGTIPRGDLFDLKATVATDKQNIAVSENNLLISKLSLAQLLQLKEFADFDVVDDTNAMDENNILAQSPIDIYNKAKETRTELKLAQANLEIAEKNVAIAKGAYQPTLSAFYSFNTRASYSDVITGSTPNTANPTSQIGFVEGTNQAVLQNNYVPVLGKADPIFDQFNDNKGQSFGFQLSVPIFNGFSARNNVERNKVSLEKSKIDLEQKSLDLQRNVYTAFTDARGALNTYESSTVTLEARQQAYNYAKEKYDVGLMNSFDFTQAQTLLTNAQSDVIRTKYDYMFKIKILEFYFGIPIVPIITK from the coding sequence ATGAAAATAAACAAATATAATAGTCTGTTTTTTGCAATGTTATTCGGTTTCGGATTAACTGGACAGGCGCAATCAAAGCAATGGACTTTAGAAGAGTGTGTTAGATATGCACTCGAAAATAATATCACAATCAAACAGTCTGAATTGGACTTGAAAAATGCCGATATAGATAAGAAAGCGGCATATGGAAGATACCTTCCTTCTGTAAATGGTAGCGCTTCTCACTCTTGGAACGTTGGTTTGAACCAGGATGTTACAACCGGTATTTTACGTAATTCAACTACACAATATTCTTCTGTAGGATTAAATGCTGGAGTAGATATCTATAAAGGTCTTCAGAATCAAAATACCCTTAGAAAAGCGAAATTGTCAATTATTGCTTCGCAGTATCAATTGTTAAAAATGCAAGAAGATATTTCTTTAAATGTTGCCAGTGCGTTTTTGCTGATTTTATCTAATAAAGAAGATTTAAAAGTAAAAAAAGAACAGTTAATAATCGATGAGAAAAGATTTGCCCGTTCTGAAGAAATGGTAAATGCAGGAACCATTCCGCGTGGGGATTTATTTGATTTGAAAGCAACTGTAGCAACAGATAAACAAAATATTGCGGTTTCTGAAAACAATTTGTTAATCTCTAAATTGAGTTTAGCGCAACTTTTGCAATTAAAAGAATTTGCAGATTTTGATGTAGTAGACGATACTAATGCAATGGATGAAAATAACATCTTGGCTCAAAGTCCAATTGACATTTATAATAAAGCTAAAGAAACAAGAACAGAGCTAAAATTAGCGCAGGCAAATCTTGAAATAGCAGAGAAAAATGTTGCTATTGCCAAAGGAGCATATCAGCCAACTTTGAGCGCTTTCTATAGCTTTAATACCAGAGCAAGTTATTCAGATGTTATAACTGGATCTACACCAAATACAGCAAATCCAACTTCTCAAATTGGTTTTGTTGAAGGAACTAATCAAGCTGTTTTACAAAATAATTATGTTCCTGTTTTAGGAAAAGCAGATCCAATTTTCGATCAGTTTAACGATAATAAGGGACAATCTTTCGGATTCCAACTTTCTGTTCCTATCTTTAATGGTTTCTCTGCCCGTAATAATGTAGAACGTAATAAAGTAAGTTTAGAAAAATCTAAAATAGATTTAGAGCAAAAAAGTTTAGATTTGCAACGTAACGTTTATACTGCTTTTACAGATGCAAGAGGAGCTTTAAATACTTACGAATCTTCTACTGTAACTTTAGAAGCAAGACAGCAGGCTTACAATTATGCAAAAGAAAAATATGATGTTGGTTTAATGAACTCATTTGATTTTACACAAGCTCAAACATTATTGACTAATGCACAGTCTGATGTAATTAGAACAAAATATGATTACATGTTTAAAATTAAAATATTAGAGTTTTATTTCGGAATTCCAATCGTTCCAATTATTACAAAATAA
- a CDS encoding efflux RND transporter periplasmic adaptor subunit has product MKKGVTVTILIFIAIVFFGALYYLYAKNQESPIVFKTEKAEIKTIVKNTIATGNIQPDEEVLIKPNISGIIEEVYIKAGEKIKAGDMIAKIRVVANVSNVSSSQNQVQTAKIALDNQEKIYKRQKTLFEKDVISANDYDAALLAYNQAKQNYLAKKQGLDIVKTGTTSSLGSYANTLIRSTVNGMVLDVPVKVGNQVIESNNFNEGTTIASVADVGRMIFIGKIDESEVGKIKEKMPIEITIGAIENKKFDAVLNYIAPKGVTENGAIQFEIKAQMINRDDTFIRAGLSANASIILEKADKVLALKESLVQFDKKTQKPYVEVETAPQKFQRRDLVLGVSDGIYVQVKSGIKDTDKIKIWNQGLINEGEKNNLV; this is encoded by the coding sequence ATGAAAAAAGGAGTAACCGTTACCATTTTAATATTTATTGCAATTGTTTTTTTTGGCGCGCTTTACTATTTGTATGCTAAAAATCAAGAATCGCCGATTGTATTTAAAACGGAAAAAGCAGAAATTAAAACTATCGTAAAAAATACTATTGCGACAGGTAATATTCAGCCTGACGAAGAGGTTTTAATTAAACCAAATATCTCAGGTATTATTGAAGAAGTGTATATTAAAGCTGGAGAAAAAATCAAAGCTGGTGATATGATTGCTAAAATTAGAGTTGTAGCAAATGTTTCGAATGTAAGCAGTTCGCAGAATCAAGTGCAGACCGCTAAAATAGCATTAGATAATCAGGAAAAAATCTATAAAAGGCAAAAAACATTATTTGAGAAAGATGTAATTTCTGCTAATGATTATGATGCCGCATTGCTGGCTTATAATCAAGCAAAACAAAACTATTTGGCAAAGAAACAAGGATTAGATATTGTTAAAACAGGAACAACTTCTTCTTTGGGTAGTTATGCTAATACATTAATTCGTTCTACAGTTAATGGAATGGTGCTAGACGTTCCTGTAAAAGTGGGGAACCAAGTTATCGAAAGTAATAACTTTAACGAAGGAACTACAATTGCAAGTGTTGCCGATGTTGGAAGAATGATTTTTATTGGAAAAATCGATGAATCTGAAGTTGGAAAAATTAAAGAAAAAATGCCGATTGAGATTACAATTGGTGCTATCGAGAACAAAAAGTTTGATGCCGTTTTAAATTATATTGCGCCAAAAGGAGTTACAGAAAATGGTGCTATCCAGTTTGAAATAAAAGCACAAATGATTAACAGAGATGATACTTTTATTAGAGCTGGTTTAAGCGCTAATGCTTCAATTATTTTGGAGAAAGCAGACAAAGTTCTAGCACTAAAAGAATCTTTGGTTCAATTTGATAAAAAAACACAAAAGCCTTATGTAGAAGTTGAAACTGCTCCACAGAAATTTCAAAGAAGAGATTTGGTTCTTGGGGTTAGTGACGGAATCTACGTTCAAGTTAAAAGCGGTATAAAGGACACGGATAAAATTAAAATCTGGAATCAAGGCTTAATCAATGAAGGAGAAAAAAATAATTTAGTTTGA
- a CDS encoding SCO family protein, translating into MFKNKSYIGISFIILIFGIYAIPKIVDRVKNGDVVKGNRLDNVGAKTSKDTKLLTIGSAPKFELTNQDNVKISNETYKGKVYVLEFFFTTCPSICPKMNMSMLEIEKTFFGNPNFGIVSITIDPKHDTPQVLKDHAKLLGVKSSNWNFLTGDRNVIMDLSNKGFNLYAGENDKVSGGFEHSGLFALIDKDGNIRCRKDEFGNPNIYYDGLDKKGVRDIQEDIKILLAE; encoded by the coding sequence ATGTTTAAAAACAAATCATATATCGGAATCTCTTTTATCATTCTGATTTTTGGGATTTATGCTATTCCTAAAATTGTTGATCGAGTTAAAAACGGTGACGTTGTAAAAGGAAATCGTTTGGATAATGTTGGGGCAAAAACTTCAAAAGACACTAAGCTTTTGACAATTGGTTCAGCTCCAAAATTTGAATTGACAAATCAGGACAATGTCAAAATCTCAAATGAAACGTATAAGGGAAAAGTGTATGTTTTGGAATTTTTCTTTACAACTTGCCCTTCGATCTGTCCAAAGATGAACATGAGCATGTTGGAGATTGAAAAGACTTTTTTTGGCAATCCTAATTTTGGAATTGTTTCTATTACAATCGATCCAAAACATGATACTCCGCAAGTTTTAAAAGATCATGCTAAGTTACTTGGAGTGAAATCTTCAAACTGGAATTTCTTGACTGGAGATAGAAATGTAATTATGGATTTGTCAAATAAAGGTTTTAATCTTTATGCAGGAGAAAATGATAAAGTGAGTGGTGGATTTGAGCACTCAGGTTTGTTTGCTTTGATTGATAAAGACGGAAATATTCGTTGCAGAAAAGACGAGTTCGGAAATCCGAACATTTATTACGATGGTTTAGATAAAAAAGGTGTACGTGATATTCAAGAGGATATTAAAATTTTATTAGCAGAATAA
- a CDS encoding DUF420 domain-containing protein, translated as MEDNNLEKKYNKFIIAVSIVIPVVVAILFGVKLKDFGYNVEPLSMLPPIYATINGFTAVVLVVAVLAIKKGNQKLHERLMTLAIALSVAFLVMYVAYHMTSDSTKFGGEGAIRYIYFFILVTHILLSIAIIPLVLITYVRALAQRFDRHRKIAKITFPLWLYVAVTGVVVYLMISPYYVY; from the coding sequence ATGGAAGATAATAATTTAGAGAAAAAATATAACAAGTTTATTATTGCGGTTTCAATTGTAATTCCGGTTGTAGTAGCAATTTTGTTTGGGGTTAAGCTTAAGGATTTTGGTTACAATGTTGAGCCATTGTCAATGTTGCCTCCAATTTATGCTACAATTAATGGTTTTACAGCTGTAGTTTTGGTTGTCGCTGTTTTGGCTATAAAAAAAGGAAACCAGAAACTTCATGAGCGATTAATGACTTTGGCTATTGCTCTGTCTGTTGCATTTTTGGTAATGTATGTGGCGTATCACATGACTTCGGATTCTACTAAATTTGGTGGAGAAGGTGCTATACGTTATATCTATTTCTTTATTCTTGTAACACATATTTTATTGTCGATTGCTATTATTCCGCTTGTTTTAATAACGTATGTAAGAGCGCTTGCGCAGCGTTTTGACAGACATAGAAAAATAGCTAAAATCACTTTTCCGCTTTGGCTGTATGTCGCGGTAACAGGAGTAGTGGTTTACTTAATGATTTCACCATATTATGTTTACTAA